From a single Anomaloglossus baeobatrachus isolate aAnoBae1 chromosome 4, aAnoBae1.hap1, whole genome shotgun sequence genomic region:
- the DELE1 gene encoding death ligand signal enhancer isoform X2 → MWRIPGLLARALNRVHVANVQGCVHGEAEALNPSSLIPLGQNAGSRSYSSQSSGEHGGQNGQQRQKRRGSFQFCSGQLPQYCMLDAVGVGAAAVFFLHLARQISFHWSTNSSREDKAPRRTYLEQILTSFSQCNNLSVKSHIVPQAVQPLAWKDLHLQGGVNHQDADTSLPSSSSAPSSGSHRLVAEPEESQTEDFLDVGSKYGPIRRETKPSKSAREPLEPKEELGESLKDAASRLLDVTETSLPTVLNIFGILSARDSGDYRSAFQFFQESAAAGYSKAQYNTAVCYEKGKGVGKDLSKAAELYLLAARGGHQQAKYRYARYLLNAKPKETPAAVKMLQEAAEAGVTEDVQSRYHLGVCYEQGFGVAASGSEALRHFERAAKSGHGASQQKLLELQPHATEGLVAPLSSLRTTTSSPCLPVLERVNVRLETNYNFSANSTSNLGLPHSLSTGNLRMSPAEGRSYLLAPLHVKGLAPPMAALRAIGVG, encoded by the exons TTACAGTTCCCAGTCTTCAGGCGAGCACGGGGGTCAGAATGGACAGCAGCGGCAGAAGAGGAGAGGGAGCTTTCAGTTCTGCTCTGGCCAGCTGCCGCAGTACTGCATGCTGGACGCTGTTGGAGTG GGTGCGGCAGCCGTCTTCTTCCTGCACTTGGCTCGGCAGATTTCCTTCCATTGGTCGACCAACTCTTCTCGGGAGGACAAAGCCCCTCGACGCACTTATCTGGAGCAGATCCTTACATCCTTCTCCCAGTGCAACAATCTAT CTGTGAAAAGTCACATCGTCCCACAAGCCGTCCAACCGCTTGCCTGGAAGGATCTCCACTTACAAGGTGGAGTGAATCATCAGGACGCAGACACCTCTCTACCGTCTTCCTCCTCGGCGCCATCTAGTGGCTCACATCGCCTTGTGGCAGAGCCAG AAGAATCACAGACTGAAGACTTTCTTGATGTCGGTTCCAAATATGGACCAATCAGAAGAGAGACGAAACCATCCAAGTCTGCCCGAGAG CCATTGGAACCAAAGGAAGAACTTGGAGAGTCTCTTAAGGACGCAGCCTCGCGACTGTTGGACGTAACAGAGACCAGCTTGCCGACCGTGCTCAATATCTTTG GTATCCTCAGTGCTAGAGACAGTGGAGACTACAGATCTGCCTTCCAGTTCTTCCAGGAGTCCGCGGCAGCCGGTTACAGCAAGGCTCAGTACAACACTGCTGTCTGCTATGAGAAGGGGAAAGGTGTCGGCAAAGACCTGTCAAAA GCTGCAGAGTTGTACCTCTTGGCTGCCAGAGGAGGGCATCAGCAAGCCAAATATCGCTATGCCCGATATCTCCTGAATGCCAAACCCAAGGAAACTCCGGCAGCTGTGAAAATGCTGCAAGAAGCTGCGGAAGCCGGAGTCACAGAG GATGTTCAGAGCCGGTATCACCTCGGCGTGTGCTATGAACAAGGCTTTGGAGTTGCGGCCAGCGGATCCGAAGCTTTGAGACATTTTGAAAGAGCTGCTAAGTCGGGACATGGAGCATCTCAGCAGAAACTCCTGGAGCTGCAGCCTCATGCGACTGAAG GCCTCGTCGCTCCTCTCTCCAGTCTTCGAACAACAACCTCCAGCCCCTGCCTTCCTGTTTTGGAGCGGGTGAACGTCCGGCTAGAGACCAACTACAACTTCTCTGCAAACAGCACAAGCAACCTCGGCCTACCTCACTCCCTGAGCACCGGGAACCTTCGAATGTCCCCGGCAGAGGGCCGCAGCTACCTCCTGGCACCTCTTCATGTGAAAGGCTTGGCACCTCCAATGGCCGCTCTAAGAGCTATTGGGGTTGGATGA
- the DELE1 gene encoding death ligand signal enhancer isoform X1 codes for MWRIPGLLARALNRVHVANVQGCVHGEAEALNPSSLIPLGQNAGSRSYSSQSSGEHGGQNGQQRQKRRGSFQFCSGQLPQYCMLDAVGVGAAAVFFLHLARQISFHWSTNSSREDKAPRRTYLEQILTSFSQCNNLSVKSHIVPQAVQPLAWKDLHLQGGVNHQDADTSLPSSSSAPSSGSHRLVAEPEESQTEDFLDVGSKYGPIRRETKPSKSAREPLEPKEELGESLKDAASRLLDVTETSLPTVLNIFGILSARDSGDYRSAFQFFQESAAAGYSKAQYNTAVCYEKGKGVGKDLSKAAELYLLAARGGHQQAKYRYARYLLNAKPKETPAAVKMLQEAAEAGVTEAQAYLGVFYSKESHLDPQKSARFFWMAAENGDVQSRYHLGVCYEQGFGVAASGSEALRHFERAAKSGHGASQQKLLELQPHATEGLVAPLSSLRTTTSSPCLPVLERVNVRLETNYNFSANSTSNLGLPHSLSTGNLRMSPAEGRSYLLAPLHVKGLAPPMAALRAIGVG; via the exons TTACAGTTCCCAGTCTTCAGGCGAGCACGGGGGTCAGAATGGACAGCAGCGGCAGAAGAGGAGAGGGAGCTTTCAGTTCTGCTCTGGCCAGCTGCCGCAGTACTGCATGCTGGACGCTGTTGGAGTG GGTGCGGCAGCCGTCTTCTTCCTGCACTTGGCTCGGCAGATTTCCTTCCATTGGTCGACCAACTCTTCTCGGGAGGACAAAGCCCCTCGACGCACTTATCTGGAGCAGATCCTTACATCCTTCTCCCAGTGCAACAATCTAT CTGTGAAAAGTCACATCGTCCCACAAGCCGTCCAACCGCTTGCCTGGAAGGATCTCCACTTACAAGGTGGAGTGAATCATCAGGACGCAGACACCTCTCTACCGTCTTCCTCCTCGGCGCCATCTAGTGGCTCACATCGCCTTGTGGCAGAGCCAG AAGAATCACAGACTGAAGACTTTCTTGATGTCGGTTCCAAATATGGACCAATCAGAAGAGAGACGAAACCATCCAAGTCTGCCCGAGAG CCATTGGAACCAAAGGAAGAACTTGGAGAGTCTCTTAAGGACGCAGCCTCGCGACTGTTGGACGTAACAGAGACCAGCTTGCCGACCGTGCTCAATATCTTTG GTATCCTCAGTGCTAGAGACAGTGGAGACTACAGATCTGCCTTCCAGTTCTTCCAGGAGTCCGCGGCAGCCGGTTACAGCAAGGCTCAGTACAACACTGCTGTCTGCTATGAGAAGGGGAAAGGTGTCGGCAAAGACCTGTCAAAA GCTGCAGAGTTGTACCTCTTGGCTGCCAGAGGAGGGCATCAGCAAGCCAAATATCGCTATGCCCGATATCTCCTGAATGCCAAACCCAAGGAAACTCCGGCAGCTGTGAAAATGCTGCAAGAAGCTGCGGAAGCCGGAGTCACAGAG GCACAAGCCTATCTGGGGGTCTTCTACAGTAAAGAATCTCATTTGGATCCTCAGAAATCGGCAAGATTTTTTTGGATGGCAGCTGAAAATGGG GATGTTCAGAGCCGGTATCACCTCGGCGTGTGCTATGAACAAGGCTTTGGAGTTGCGGCCAGCGGATCCGAAGCTTTGAGACATTTTGAAAGAGCTGCTAAGTCGGGACATGGAGCATCTCAGCAGAAACTCCTGGAGCTGCAGCCTCATGCGACTGAAG GCCTCGTCGCTCCTCTCTCCAGTCTTCGAACAACAACCTCCAGCCCCTGCCTTCCTGTTTTGGAGCGGGTGAACGTCCGGCTAGAGACCAACTACAACTTCTCTGCAAACAGCACAAGCAACCTCGGCCTACCTCACTCCCTGAGCACCGGGAACCTTCGAATGTCCCCGGCAGAGGGCCGCAGCTACCTCCTGGCACCTCTTCATGTGAAAGGCTTGGCACCTCCAATGGCCGCTCTAAGAGCTATTGGGGTTGGATGA